The proteins below are encoded in one region of Reichenbachiella sp. 5M10:
- a CDS encoding peptidylprolyl isomerase — MKVSIALILSFSLSLFDVYGQTPSKLQNKTLFRLGDQSYDLGTFEYYFLKNADRPTSDSAEFKIDEYLNLYVNFRLKVQEALDRGMDQDQAFVQELDGYKQQLIEPYLTSSQLNEGLVEQAYDRLHYEVSASHILLKVEENALPDDTLRVYNRIAEMKVDIEAGADFGEMAQRYSEDPSAQTNKGYLGYFSALQMVYSFENAAFDNPVGSIVGPIKTRFGYHLLNISDKRPARGQVHVAHIMIRAQQDTASIERARRKAYSVYQNLEEGKAWDEQCALYSEDQSSAKNGGELRWFGTGALVPEFEDAAFALEESGDISEPIQTRFGWHIILLIDKKPLGSLEEMRADLEKRIARDSRAQGTRKEALAKLKKEHQYEPNEAQKVSALGAVDSTLSLGKWSYDTTSLALQEVLFTLDDQSYTRGDWFHFVVTNQRARKSSDLVEYKKQLYDRFEEESVFDLEMQYIEQTNVNYQRILDEYRSGILLFNLMEKEVWAKALEDTAGLQQYYKANQGNYSKGERIKVKKYISEDSTVIASVWTKLDYSNSELDSLFNTQEALALQIEELTVAKGESVFADEHWTEDVFVQNEKGYFTLWVVEEVLPQGVTELDKIKGLVISDYQNELEQKWLDALKTKYPYKLNKQVLKSFVKTF; from the coding sequence ATGAAAGTATCCATAGCCTTAATTTTATCCTTTTCCCTATCTCTATTTGATGTCTACGGACAGACTCCGAGCAAACTGCAAAATAAGACTTTGTTCCGTCTTGGAGACCAATCTTATGATTTGGGCACCTTCGAATACTATTTTCTAAAAAATGCTGACCGACCGACTAGTGACAGTGCTGAATTTAAAATCGATGAGTACTTAAATCTATATGTCAATTTTCGGCTCAAGGTGCAGGAAGCCTTGGATCGTGGAATGGACCAAGATCAAGCTTTCGTGCAAGAGCTCGACGGTTACAAGCAGCAGTTGATCGAGCCCTATTTGACATCTAGCCAGCTCAACGAAGGGCTGGTTGAGCAAGCATACGATCGCTTGCATTACGAGGTGTCTGCCTCACACATTTTACTCAAAGTGGAGGAAAATGCACTGCCTGATGATACGTTGCGTGTGTACAACCGCATAGCCGAGATGAAGGTAGATATTGAAGCTGGAGCCGACTTTGGTGAGATGGCTCAGCGGTATTCTGAGGATCCGAGTGCCCAAACCAACAAGGGTTATTTGGGCTATTTTTCTGCCTTGCAGATGGTATATTCTTTTGAGAATGCTGCTTTTGATAACCCGGTAGGGTCCATTGTCGGTCCGATCAAAACACGCTTTGGTTACCATTTATTGAACATTAGTGACAAGAGACCTGCACGAGGGCAAGTACATGTCGCGCATATCATGATTCGGGCACAGCAAGACACTGCATCGATCGAAAGGGCACGTCGAAAAGCCTATTCAGTTTATCAAAATTTGGAAGAGGGTAAGGCCTGGGACGAGCAATGTGCATTGTACTCCGAGGATCAGAGTTCGGCTAAGAATGGTGGGGAGCTGCGCTGGTTTGGTACAGGAGCCTTGGTGCCAGAGTTTGAGGATGCTGCATTTGCCTTGGAGGAGTCGGGAGATATCAGCGAGCCGATTCAGACACGTTTTGGGTGGCATATCATCTTATTGATAGACAAGAAGCCGCTCGGTTCGTTGGAGGAGATGAGAGCTGATTTAGAAAAGCGCATAGCGCGAGACAGTCGTGCACAAGGCACACGCAAAGAAGCTCTAGCAAAACTCAAAAAGGAACATCAGTATGAACCCAATGAAGCACAGAAGGTCAGCGCCTTGGGAGCGGTGGACTCGACGCTTAGTCTCGGCAAGTGGTCGTACGATACGACGAGTTTGGCTTTGCAAGAAGTGCTTTTTACTTTAGATGATCAGTCATATACGAGAGGAGATTGGTTTCACTTTGTGGTGACGAATCAGCGTGCTCGTAAATCCTCTGATCTCGTGGAATATAAAAAGCAGCTGTACGATCGCTTTGAAGAGGAGAGTGTGTTTGATCTTGAGATGCAGTACATAGAGCAGACTAATGTCAACTATCAGCGGATATTGGACGAGTACAGGAGTGGAATCTTGTTGTTCAACCTGATGGAAAAGGAGGTTTGGGCCAAGGCGCTAGAGGATACGGCAGGTCTGCAGCAGTACTACAAAGCGAATCAGGGAAACTACAGCAAAGGAGAGCGCATCAAGGTAAAGAAATATATATCGGAGGATTCGACGGTGATAGCCTCGGTCTGGACAAAACTCGATTACTCAAATTCCGAGTTGGATAGTCTTTTCAATACCCAAGAAGCTTTAGCTTTGCAGATTGAGGAGTTGACAGTAGCTAAAGGAGAGTCTGTTTTTGCCGACGAGCATTGGACCGAGGATGTCTTTGTCCAAAATGAAAAAGGGTATTTTACGCTCTGGGTAGTGGAAGAAGTACTGCCTCAGGGAGTGACTGAACTTGACAAAATCAAAGGGCTAGTGATTTCGGATTATCAAAATGAATTAGAGCAGAAGTGGTTGGATGCCTTGAAAACCAAGTATCCGTATAAATTGAACAAACAAGTATTGAAGAGTT
- a CDS encoding ATP-binding protein translates to MRQFKTSCAREKLKEIREFVAEVLSGMGVEEKESHKIILAVDEVCANLIIHSNKCQASERLELFVEDHGEHEVFFEIIDYGQGFEYDNYEEPDLEEIIRTRKKGGLGIMLVRNIMDKVEFKIEKNRNICRMMKKF, encoded by the coding sequence AAAACTCAAGGAAATCCGAGAGTTCGTGGCAGAAGTGCTCAGTGGGATGGGAGTGGAAGAGAAGGAGTCACACAAGATCATCTTGGCGGTAGACGAGGTCTGTGCCAATCTTATCATCCATTCCAACAAGTGCCAAGCTTCTGAGCGACTGGAGCTGTTTGTCGAAGATCATGGAGAGCATGAAGTGTTTTTCGAGATCATCGATTATGGTCAAGGGTTTGAGTATGACAACTACGAAGAGCCAGACCTGGAAGAAATCATCCGTACCCGCAAAAAAGGAGGCTTAGGCATTATGCTGGTTAGAAATATTATGGATAAAGTAGAGTTCAAAATAGAAAAGAATCGCAACATTTGCCGCATGATGAAGAAGTTCTAA